In Panicum virgatum strain AP13 chromosome 5K, P.virgatum_v5, whole genome shotgun sequence, the genomic window CTCACAGGGTATGGAATGTTGTCGGTTCACTGGCTACATTGCTATAGCATGAAGAAGCAATGAATCAAACTTCAGAGTTGTTTCTCAATTCTGAATTATTCAAACAGGCCACCTTTCTTATGAGGATTTATGTTTTGGAGAGATGAAAAGTGAAACTAAtaatgattttttttgtataCATGGAAATTTCTGTTTCTGCAATTCTTCCCGCTTTTATACTTTGTTAGTATGGTTTATACCGTTGCTGACCAAACTTGTTGCGTCATGGGATGAAAGTGTGTAGTGTGATAATGTTTTAAGTAGATGTAGGTTGTTAAGTAGATTGTTCAAACATTAAAGGAATATCCTGTTTCTAACTTTGTAAGAATAACATAGCCCGGTAAGTGCAATAGTTCTGAGTGCTTGCTTTTATAGGAGCTGTCTATTATCTATACCATGAGTCCATGTTTCCTCACATAATCATGTTTGTGCTCTAATATGGTCCATCAGACTGTTTTGCAGGAAAATTATGCATTCAAGAACAAAAGTTGTGGCATTTGTGGAGACATCGTCATCGATAGAGGAGTCTTGGATTGTTGCCAACATTGGTAGGGCTTCAATTGTAGATTTATAGTTTCTAGGATTTGATCCATCACCTTTCATGCATATTCCACCAAGGCCACTTGGGAATTTCCTTGGAACATACATTATTGGGCAGATAGTAATGATAAAAGGAAATCTGTATATTAGATAGTTCCAATAGCCAAGCTAAGTAGTAAGTACACAAAGTTCTTCATCACCATCCAGTTCATCCTTATTTGATCCTACATTGTCTGTGGTTATAATCCAACACTCCAGTACTACTTGTTCACTTCAATTCCTTTTCTTGCCTGTTACATTTGAAATCAAGTGCCTTGGTCTTAAATTGATGTTCCTATTATATGCTAGAGTCACATCCTCTTATTTTGGATTAGTAGCCATTCATTCTGTTATCTCAGCACTTAATCTATGTATCACAAGGGATCTTAGAAAAGAACTTGCAGCTTAGCAAAAGTACCAAATATAGTATTTAATTTTCAAAGATTGATATGAAGATTCCCTTAAACTGTAATGTGATGCATAGAAATTGGAATTTCCAAATACCAGGTTTTGCTATACATGCATTGACAACTGGGCTGCCATCACAAATCGCTGCCCCCTTTGCAAAAGTGAATTTCAACATATAACAAGCACTCCAGTAAGTATCGGATATTCTTTTTTGACAATCTTTTCCTGACTGAATTCTGATAATACCTTTGGAGGAAATTTGATGTAAAACATTTATCTCAATTTGTCACCTTGGAAGATAGAATTTTATTGAAATGTAATTGTTTTATATTGCTTTTTACTGGTGAAGGTATATGGTACGATTGGAGCTATTGATGAAGATGAATACTCTTTAACCAGGTATGGTGGCAACTCCCTGTGCTTCCAGTATGCACACATGTTAGTTTAACACTAGTATCCTTAATTGCTTATGTTATATATTCTGTGGTCACCTGTTTCCTCCTAAGTCCTAAAGTAGACTATTTCTATCCTATGCTTTAGTATTTTATCTCAGAGTGTTTTATTTCCTCCTAAGTCTTTGAATCACTGTGCCAGTGAAAGCCTGGCCTTGGTTTCTTCTCAAGCGATGCAACCAAAAAGTCATATTGAGTTACCTGACCATGTGAAGCAGGAAATGATTGGTAGACCTGGAAGCTTGTGTATTTCTGCATCATTTGCATGTGCATTCGTGCCATATCATTTTTTCCATGAATGCCATGATTGTGCGCTTCTTATTTTATGATTCACCAATCTTATGTTAACCCTTTCCTACCAATGCTCAAAGAAATAAAATTAAGGCCATTTCATGACTTCTATTTACGCTTCTCATTGTGCAGCTATGATGATGATTGGTATGTGCAAGAGGAAAGCAGCACACTTTCCTTCCCATCGTACTATATTGATGCTGAAGTAAAAATATTCAGATAACCCTCGCAATCTCCTTTCAAACAATCATACTTCTCGGTCCCACGAAATTGATCGTGTAGCTTGCTCCGTTTATTCCATTCTCCAGGCAGTAGTTTGTTTGGATGATGGTGATTGCAAGATTCGGAGTGGACTTGTGGCAGCTGAAGATGATTCAACTTTAGATACATCAATTGCTTGTGACTCCTGTGATAAATGGTACTTAATTTTGTCATCCTTTATGAAATTACCAATTGAGAGTTAGACTTGGGAACCATATTCTTTTTCTAATTTTGTTGATCCTTAACTTTAAACTAGGTATCATGCTATATGCGTGGGATTCAATCCAGAAGTGACATCTGAAAATTCTTGGCTGTGTCCAAGGTAATGTGATATATGCTCTCTCTTCAATCACCCTTTGATAGTAGTAACTAATTATGTTGAATTTGCTCTACTGTTGTGATAATTGAATCAACAATTCCATTCTAGGTGCGTGTCTTCTGAAGTGAAACACATGGCAGATGTTAACTTGAAGCAAAACTTAAGTGAGGAATGTGTAATTGGTTCTGATAGGACAAGTACTGGCGCATCATTTTCTGGGAGGGTATCTGTAGctgttgctgatgagggagaaacTGCCCTTGTTGTATCAATGGTGGGTGTACAGTCTGAAACTAGGAGTGATCTATCAGAAGCTTCACTAGGCTTGAAGACAACACATGAAGCATTTAACTACAGTCCATATTCAAGCCATTCTAGAGATGCTTTTACACATAATACTGCAGCAGATTCTAGTACCCTGAGGAACACAGATAGTTTCAGTAGATCCCAGAATAAATCTTCTGAAATGAATATTGTCCGCGCTCTTTACTCTGAACCAACAGAAGCATCATTACAGTTTTCACCAATACGTGAGCCAGCAGCAACCATAGTTGACGCAGAGCTGGGTAACATGTTGAATGAACAGTTGGAAGTATCAAAGCTTGTGTCTTGTCCAGTTATAGGCAACAGTAAGGAGGCTAAAATTACTGGAGAGGATAATGCAGCGCAAAGAAGCAAAGATGAAAGATCTCCTGTGATCAAATCTCCACAACCTTCCTCACCAGGTATGTCATATTTATAGCTTGCTTTATTTAGATATGCCACATCAATTACACTAAGTGTTAGCAAGGTGATTAGTGGGCTGGCCTTTGGGCCATGGCGCCCAGCCCATGCGGCTAGGGCTGCCTTAGGGTTTACTTGTGATTGGTTTGGAATAGGCAAGGATCTCCGTTGATTAGGGTGTCTTCTATAAACCCTAGACGCTCATTGCCTATATATTGTACATCCCTGTACCCCTGATTAATCAATCCACAGTTTTCCCGTGCCATATTCGCTTTCATGGTATCAAGAGTCCGGGTCTCCCCTCGGATTCACCCTCCGCTTCCCTAGCGCGCCggctcctcgccgcgccgcgcccacaCGCCGGCTTCCCGCCAGACGCGTCCACCCTCCGTGCACCGGCCCTCCTGCCGCGCACCCCCTCTCCTGCGCGCCAGCTCCCTGCCGCGCTGCGCCATGGTAGGCACCCCGCCCACCTCCCCTTCGGCCACCAGTGGTCCCGCCGTCGTCGACGAGGAAGCCGCCGCGGCTGAGGCGCAGCGCCTCGCCAAGGAGCGGCAGGACGCctacgccgccgccatggctcgcACAGCCAAGGCAGACGCCGACGCCGTAGCCGCGGCGAAGGCCCTGGACGCTGCCCGGGCCCTTGCCGCCCAGGAacgggcggctgctgctgctgccacccttgccccgtcaGGATCCTCCGGCTCCTCGGGTCCTCACGCTGCACCAACGGATCTGCACACCGCCATGCTCCTTCAGGAAGCCACTGCCCTCCTGAACCTGCTCGCCCAGGCGGTTGCTGTCCACAACATCCGCAGCCTCATCCCGATCGTCCTTGACGTCGACTCCGGTCAGTTCAGTCGCTGGCGCGATCAGTTTCTGCTGACCCTCGGCAAGTTCTCTCTCCAGGATCACATCCACCTCGACGCACCAGTCCTCTCCCCGGACTGGGTTCGGATGGACTGCGTGGTGAAGTCCTGGATTCTCGGCACACTCGCCGACGACCTCGCCGAAGTCATCGCCTCCTAGGGCTCCTCCGCCAGAGATGCATGGCTTGCCGTCGAGTCCTAGTTCCTCGGCAACAAGGAGGCCCGTGCCATCCAGCTCGAGATGAAGTTTCGCAACTTCGTCCAAGGCGACCTCTCCATCTCTGAGTACTGTCGTCGACTCAAGAAGATGGCTGACGACCTTGGGGCCCTCGACGAAGTCATCACCGACCGCACTCTCGTCCTCAACGTGATCCGCGGCCTCAACGACAACTTCGCCCATGTCGGGGCCCTCCTTCGGCGCGGTCgacccttcccctccttcctggaGGCCCGCGACGATCTCATCCTGGAGATCACCCTAGCAAACCACCAGTCTTTGccagccgccgccctcgccgcctctACCAGGACTTCTGCACCTCCTCCGCAGATCGGCTTCGGCTCCGGGGGCGACAACGCCGGTTTTGGCTCCGGGGGCGCCAACACTGGCGGCAGAAGCAACAACAACTGCCGCAGCAAGTGTGGCGGCAATGGccgcgacggcggtggtggttCTAGTGGTGGCGGGGGTGGCCAGCGCTCCACCATCGgctctcagcagcagcagcaggctggCGGCGCCCAGCCTGCCCCCGGCGCCCAGACTGCCACCTCCCCAGGGGCCCCGTGGCCAAGCTTCTACAACCCTTGGGCGGGGTCCATCCAGATGTGGCCTGGCCCCCGCCCTCCGGTGCCGCCCCTGCAGCAGCCTCGTCCTCCCCAGCAGGCCTTCgtcgcgcagcagcagcagcatcaggaACCTGCTGCTGATGGGGCCGGCCCTTGGACAGCACCAAGGCTGTATCACCCCATGGCCGGCCTGCCCTCCTGGGACCAGCAATCACTGGCCTCCGCGTTCAGCACGGCGTCGCTGAATCAGCCCTCCAACGGCGAATGGTACTTCGATTCAGGTGCCACCTCCCACATGACTTCCTCTCCTCATAATCTTTCACATGCCTGCTCCCAGCGGTATCATACTCCTTCATCCATTGTTGTCGGTAATGGCGCTTTGCTCCCGGTCACTTGCACTGGCTCGGCTGCACTGTCTCCCGCCCTTCGTCTTAATAATGCTCTTGTGTCTCCACATTATTAAGAATCTTATTTCTGTTCGCCAATTTACTACCGATAACAATTATTCTGTGGAGTTTGACCTTGCTGGCTGTTCTGTGAAGGATCTGCAAACTCGGGACGAGATAGTCAGGTGCAATAGCTCCGGGCCGCTGTATCCACTACGTCTCCCTCCAGCACACTCCCTTGTCGCCAAGTCGGCCTCCCCACTTTGGCACCGACGTCTCGGCCATCCCGGTCATGAAGCCTTGTCGAAGCTTGCTTCTAGTATCTCTTGTCAGATAGAGGATTGTTTAGACTTATGTCATGCTTGTCAGTTAGGACGACATGTTCGTTTACCTTTTCATGCATCAGTTTCTCGTGCATCTAGCAAGTTTGATCTTATTCATTGTGATCTATGGACATCTCCAGTAGTCAGCATCTCAggttataaatattatttggtCATACTTGATGATTGCACTCACTACCTGTGGACTTTTCCTCTGCGCCTCAAGTCTGATACTTACAACATGCTCGAAAACTTCCTCGCCTGTGTCAAATCAGTTCGGCACCTCAGTCAAGGCGACTCAGTGCGACAACGGGAAGGAGTTTGATAACTCCAGTGCTCGGACGTTATTCCTCACCAAGGGCATTCATCTTCGCATGTCTTGCCCTTACACCTCGCCCCAGAATGGTAAAGCTGAACGCATTATTCGCTCTATTAATAATGTTGTTCGCTCCCTGCTGTTTTAGGCCTCCATGCCTCCCTCCTATTGGGTCGAGGCCCTTTCCACGGCGACTGTCCTGATTAACATCTTGCCAACCAAGACCCTCGGCTTCTCCACGCCGCACCATGCCCTCCTTGGGACACCCCCGGCGTATGGTCAccttcgagtctttggttgcaaatgttaTCCCAACCTGTCTGCCACAGCCTCCCACAAACTCGCCCCTCGCTCCACCCTATGCGTCTTCCTGGGCTACTCCACTCACCATAAAGGATACCGCTGCCTTGACCTCTCTTCCAACAGAGTCATTATTTCTAGGCATGTCATCTTCGATGAAACTGCCTTTCCTTTCGCTGAGCGCGATGGTCCCAGGTCTACCGTGGAGCTTGAGTTTCTTGATGCTACTGATATTGTGCTGGCTCCCATTGGACCGCTGCACACAGTTTTGCCTGCGTCTTCCCACCGGCGTTGCTCCTGCCGCCCCCTCCAGGGgctgcggcggcctcctccgacACTCCTGGTGCCCCCGCCAATCCGTCTCCGACTGCCCGGGGCACCACTGGAGCCCTCCGACGACCCGCCGACGCTCTACGTCCCGCCTGTGCTACGCAGTCCAGGGGCCCTGACGCCCAcccctgcgccacgcgcggcatcGCCATCGACGCTCGTccccgcgccacgcgcggccacgACGACCCCAGCTCCTTCGTCGACCACTCCACGTCGCTTGTACGTCCCGCCAGCACTTCGCGCGGCCTGGACGTCCCAGCAGTGACGAGTGGACCACCGCCAGGGTTTCCACCCCTGGCGCCCTCACCCACGCCGCCAGCACCGGCCGCCCGCGTCATCACGCAGGTGTACACCCgacggccgcgcccgccgccgtcccccgcTCCAGCACCGAGCAGCGCGACTGCGGTTCCGGCTGCACCAGCTGACCAGCCGCTGCCCCAAGGCGTTGTGGCGGTTCCCCCAGTCTCCAATCAGCGTGCCATGTCCACGCGAGCCAAGAGTGGCTTTCGGATGCCTGCACTCTACCACGCCGCACCGCTCTCTGCTGTTCCGAAGACCTACCGTAGCGCTCTGGCCGATCCCAACTGGCGAGCAGCTATGGTGGAAGAACATGATGCTTTGCTCCAGAACCACACCTGGGATCTTGTGCCTCGCCCTCCGCGGGCCAATGTCGTCACTGGGAAGTGGATCTTCAAGCACAAGTTCAACGCCGACGGAAGCCTCGAGCagtacaaggctcgctgggtccTAAGAGGGTTCACTCAGCGTCCTGGTGTGGATTTTGCAGAGACTTTCAGTCCGGTCGTGAAGTCTGCTACAGTCCGGACAGTCCTCTCTTTGGCACTCTCTCATCACTGGCCAATTCATCagttggatgtgaagaatgctttCTTACATGGCACCTTGTCGGAGACAGTTTACTATGCACAGCCGTCTGGCTTTGAGGACTCTGCTCACTCGGACTTTGTTTGCCGCCTCAACAAGTCCCTGTACGgattgaagcaggctcctcgtgcTTGGTACAGTCGGTTCGCCTCCTTCCTGCTTTCACGGTCGGTTCGCCTCCTTCCTGCTTTCACGAGAATTCGTTGAAGCCAAAACGGACACTTAGCTCTTTGTCTTTCGGCAGGGTTCAGATATTGCTTATTTGCTGCTCTATGTGGATGACATCGTTCTCACGGCGTCCTCTCCGGGTCTTCTTCGGCGGATTATTTCGGCTCTCCAGCAGGAATTCGccatgaaagatcttggtgaactACATCATTTTCTTAGGATGCAAGTTCAACGCTGTGGTGATGGCCTTCTTCTCTCGCAGCGGCAATACATGCCAGATATTCTGGATCGTGCTGGTATGACAGATTGCAAGTCGTGTTCTACTCCAATTGACACTAATCCCAAGGTTGCAGCTGTTGATGGTGCGCCCGTGGCGGATGCTACTGATTTTCGCAGACTTGCTGGTGCCTTACAGTATCTCACTTTCATCCGGCCAGACATTGCTTATGCTGTTCAGCAGATCTGccttcatatgcatgatccgCGTGAACCTCACCTGGCGGCTCTGAAGCGCATTCTTCGGTATGTTAAAGGCACTCTACACCTTGGCCTTCTGCTGCGCCCGTCTACTTCGACTGATCTTGTGGTATACACTGATGCTGACTGGGCTGGATGTCCGGATACGCGCAAGTCCACATCGGGCTATGCTGTGTTCCTCGGGGACAATCTCATCTCCTGGTCCTCCAAACGTCAAAACACTGTCTCCAGATCTAGTGCAGAAGCTGAGTATCGCGCAGTGGTTAATGGTGTCGCCGAGGCTTCCTGGCTGCGTCAACTCCTGCAGGAGTTGCACGACCCCCTCCGCCAAGCCACACGGGTGTATTGTGATAACATCAGCGCCGTCTACATGTCCTCCAATCCAGTTCAACATCAGCGCACCAAGCATATTGAGATTGACCTCCACTTCGTCCGGGAGCGGGTTTCCATTGGTGATCTTCGTGTCCTTCATGTGCCGACCTCGTCGCAATATGCCGATATCTTCACTAAAGGGCTTCCTTCTTCGGTGTTCACGGAGTTCAGGTCCAGTCTGAACGTGCAGAGTGGCTGACGATCAGGCTGCGGGGGCGTGTTAGCAAGGTGATTAGTGGGCTGGCCTTTGGGCCATGGCGCCCAGCCCATGCGGCTAGGGCTGCCTTAGGGTTTACTTGTGATTGGTTTGGAATAGGCAAGGATCTCGTTGATTAGGGTGTCTTCTATAAATCCTAGACCCCTGTACCCCTGATTAATCAATCCATAGTTTTCCCGTGCCATATTCGCTTTCACTAAGTGCAACTGTGAAAAGTATTCATTTATTaatcacaattttttttgccaTTTATTATTTTATAGATTACTTAAGCAACTACGATATCTCGTGTAGATATACCATGGCTATTATAATCCTATTTTGTTAAGCTGCATTTTGTTCTAGGACCAAATTTTTGCATCCAACATGGCGTATTCTCTTCTATCAAGTATCAATGCTTTGACTGACAGGCATGTGATTGATACAGATTCAGTACAGCAGATGAAAACTGCTCAGAACATGCAGTCGCCACTCAGGTATAAATCCTCAGGAACTTAGAACTCACTTGTTTCATGTTGGTTCAACCATTTCATTAAGTAacttctttattttgttttttaggCACGATGGACATGAGAGCAACGACATGAAAGAAGAGAAAGACTTGGAATCAGGAAGTGAAGCGATCCATCCTGCGAAGAAAGCAAAATTGGAAGTGCATGAGCAGGATACAAATCTAATCGGAAACTCTGTTTTTTCTTCAACACGAAGTCATACTACTAATTCTGCAAAAGATACTGTTGATGATATGTCAGAGTTTCTTGCACAAAAATCTGTTCCTGATATAATGAGTATTGTTGAAGGAGAGGCCTACATAAGGGATCCTGGTAGAGAACTGGCAAAACCTGTAGGACGAAGAGCAGGAGATAAGCCTGGTCTTAGAGTGAAAAAGATCTTGCGAAAGGAAGATAGGAAACAATCATCCGCTATGGTTCAAAAGCTACAGAAAGAGATAAGGGAAGTAGTTAGAGATACAGGCACTAATATACTCGAGAAGGATGGATCTTTTGATGAAAAACTGTTGACTGCATTCCGTGCAGCTATTGGAAAGTCAGTGGATGGAACAGCCAAAAATACCAACCAATTAGTTAGAACAAGGAGGTCATTGCTTCAGAAGGGCAAGAAACGTGAGAATCTGACTAAAAAGTTGTATGGAACATCcacaggaagaagaagaagtgatTGGCATCGTGATTGGGAAGTTGAATTTTGGAAATACCGTTGCTCCCCAGGAACGAATCCTGAAAAGATTGAGACACTGCAATCAGTACTTCAGCTACTCAAGAGATCCTCTGAAATGGACAAGGAAAGTGCTCAGGGGAAAAAGGGAGAAAATGACAATTCCATTTTGTCCAGGTTGTATTTAGCTGATGCGTCAGTTGTTCCAAGGAAGGATGATATAAGACCTCTCTCTGCCCTTGAAGGATGTGCACCATTAGATAAAAGTAGCCAAAGCAAAGCTAATAATAGCAAATCTCCTAACATACCTGCAGCAGAGACTGATGCAACTAAAATCAGTTCACCCAGCAGCACTGGAAAAATATCAAGTTCTTCGACTCTGAATAAAGAAGCATCAAGCAGAATAGAAAATAGAAACAGTCAGCCTTTCCTGTATAAAACAAATCATTCTTCTGGTGACATCAAGGAGGACAAGAGAAAATGGGCTCTTGAGATCCTGGCAAGAAAAAATGCCAGCTCTGTTACAAGCAAAGATCAAACTGGAGACAATGATGCTCTCAAGGGAAACTTCCCTCTACTAGTATGTGCCAGTTTTTCAAAAATGTTTTTAAAGAAGTACATTAACAGCTCCAGAATACTCATTTACTTGGTTTTCTTAGGCACAACTTCCGGTGGATATGAGGCCAAAGCTTGCAGCTGGCCGCAATAACAAAGTTCCCATATCAGTTAGACAGGTAACCATATGTTAGGCATTGCTATAGATTTCAAGAATCTCGTCGCTGCCCTTGTCTACACAACCGTGGTGATATATTTTCTTTTCTAAACTGATACCCGATTTGCCAAACGATGCCAGACTTTCTCACAACTACTTTACAAATTACAACACCATCTTAAAACTTGAATTGGTCCAAATATGCAGAATTTCTTGCAGGGGACTAGATCCAATAAATGGTGGTCTATGGTTGAGCGATATTGCACACCATCACTTAGCCATTTGAGAGTTTCTTCTCATCCAGCTCCTCGCGAATTAAATGAGAAAGCGTGCGAATTTCTCTAATTCcataatattaaaaaatattatggATAGATACACATCAGCAACAATCACAAACTGCCCTAGGCATAACTGTGCTTGCATTATTATCTTTTGAATCCAGTGGTCAAGTATTAATATCAGACTTATGTTATATATCTCAGGCACAACTTCACCGCATCGCTGAGCACTATTTGCAGAAAGCAAATTTGGATGTCATCCGCAGATGTGCAGATACTGAATTGGCCATTGCTGATGCTGTCAATGTTGAAAAGGATATTTATGAAAGGTCAAGTAACAAATCCATATATGTGAATCTTTGCTCTCAGGCTAGTCGCCAGCCTGCCAAGGAAAAATCTGATAAGGACACTTCAACTCTAACCAAAAAGACTGAATTAGGCAATGATCAGATATCTCAGAAAGTTACATCTGAGAATACCAATGTTAATGGCAGTGATATGGAAGATACTCTACACAGAACAGTTGTCTCTGATCTAGAGAGTGAACCAGGCGATGATAATGCATCAGAGCAAACTGTGCACAAGCACACTGTTAGCTTCAGCAGCGCAGAAGAAGCACTAAGAAAAGCGGGCCTCTTTGATTCCCCTCCTAACAGTCCTGAGAGAGAGATCACATCCATTGAAGGTAATTCTAGTTCCCTGACAGTATCTAATTATCCAAAGTTTTCACAAAGGAAATATTAATTGGGAAAGATACTCTGTTGGTTAATGCAGGTGAATGCAGATTAGAGGAACAGAGCAAAAGCTTAGAGTCATATCACAATTATAGGGTGAAGAATGTATCCGCACTGAAAGATGACATATCATCACTGCCTAATGATCTTAATGCTGCAAACTGTCAAAACCTGAATACTGTGTCGTG contains:
- the LOC120707860 gene encoding uncharacterized protein At4g10930-like isoform X1, giving the protein MFPWETEVDGELSGAPGKMDDPTVLQENYAFKNKSCGICGDIVIDRGVLDCCQHWFCYTCIDNWAAITNRCPLCKSEFQHITSTPVYGTIGAIDEDEYSLTSYDDDWYVQEESSTLSFPSYYIDAEAVVCLDDGDCKIRSGLVAAEDDSTLDTSIACDSCDKWYHAICVGFNPEVTSENSWLCPRCVSSEVKHMADVNLKQNLSEECVIGSDRTSTGASFSGRVSVAVADEGETALVVSMVGVQSETRSDLSEASLGLKTTHEAFNYSPYSSHSRDAFTHNTAADSSTLRNTDSFSRSQNKSSEMNIVRALYSEPTEASLQFSPIREPAATIVDAELGNMLNEQLEVSKLVSCPVIGNSKEAKITGEDNAAQRSKDERSPVIKSPQPSSPDSVQQMKTAQNMQSPLRHDGHESNDMKEEKDLESGSEAIHPAKKAKLEVHEQDTNLIGNSVFSSTRSHTTNSAKDTVDDMSEFLAQKSVPDIMSIVEGEAYIRDPGRELAKPVGRRAGDKPGLRVKKILRKEDRKQSSAMVQKLQKEIREVVRDTGTNILEKDGSFDEKLLTAFRAAIGKSVDGTAKNTNQLVRTRRSLLQKGKKRENLTKKLYGTSTGRRRSDWHRDWEVEFWKYRCSPGTNPEKIETLQSVLQLLKRSSEMDKESAQGKKGENDNSILSRLYLADASVVPRKDDIRPLSALEGCAPLDKSSQSKANNSKSPNIPAAETDATKISSPSSTGKISSSSTLNKEASSRIENRNSQPFLYKTNHSSGDIKEDKRKWALEILARKNASSVTSKDQTGDNDALKGNFPLLAQLPVDMRPKLAAGRNNKVPISVRQAQLHRIAEHYLQKANLDVIRRCADTELAIADAVNVEKDIYERSSNKSIYVNLCSQASRQPAKEKSDKDTSTLTKKTELGNDQISQKVTSENTNVNGSDMEDTLHRTVVSDLESEPGDDNASEQTVHKHTVSFSSAEEALRKAGLFDSPPNSPEREITSIEGECRLEEQSKSLESYHNYRVKNVSALKDDISSLPNDLNAANCQNLNTVSCQQPQPNSEEQQKLAAHGEAVDVTANKTNAMNLAETDRCSEQCEKSSGPGSEISVDRNMPDKVAGNAEALKDVEKAASSLPNQPQEDGLPKDGEVIGNPKNSEPTKEKSSSDKPSLNSKHPNGDKSTHIAEGGDDPKKQAPDPASNNTPDASSSTYKKVEMFVKEHIRPLCKSGVITVDQYRWAVTKTTDKVMSFHRDAKNASFLIKEGDKVKKLALQYVEAAQQKIN
- the LOC120707860 gene encoding uncharacterized protein At4g10930-like isoform X2 — protein: MFPWETEVDGELSGAPGKMDDPENYAFKNKSCGICGDIVIDRGVLDCCQHWFCYTCIDNWAAITNRCPLCKSEFQHITSTPVYGTIGAIDEDEYSLTSYDDDWYVQEESSTLSFPSYYIDAEAVVCLDDGDCKIRSGLVAAEDDSTLDTSIACDSCDKWYHAICVGFNPEVTSENSWLCPRCVSSEVKHMADVNLKQNLSEECVIGSDRTSTGASFSGRVSVAVADEGETALVVSMVGVQSETRSDLSEASLGLKTTHEAFNYSPYSSHSRDAFTHNTAADSSTLRNTDSFSRSQNKSSEMNIVRALYSEPTEASLQFSPIREPAATIVDAELGNMLNEQLEVSKLVSCPVIGNSKEAKITGEDNAAQRSKDERSPVIKSPQPSSPDSVQQMKTAQNMQSPLRHDGHESNDMKEEKDLESGSEAIHPAKKAKLEVHEQDTNLIGNSVFSSTRSHTTNSAKDTVDDMSEFLAQKSVPDIMSIVEGEAYIRDPGRELAKPVGRRAGDKPGLRVKKILRKEDRKQSSAMVQKLQKEIREVVRDTGTNILEKDGSFDEKLLTAFRAAIGKSVDGTAKNTNQLVRTRRSLLQKGKKRENLTKKLYGTSTGRRRSDWHRDWEVEFWKYRCSPGTNPEKIETLQSVLQLLKRSSEMDKESAQGKKGENDNSILSRLYLADASVVPRKDDIRPLSALEGCAPLDKSSQSKANNSKSPNIPAAETDATKISSPSSTGKISSSSTLNKEASSRIENRNSQPFLYKTNHSSGDIKEDKRKWALEILARKNASSVTSKDQTGDNDALKGNFPLLAQLPVDMRPKLAAGRNNKVPISVRQAQLHRIAEHYLQKANLDVIRRCADTELAIADAVNVEKDIYERSSNKSIYVNLCSQASRQPAKEKSDKDTSTLTKKTELGNDQISQKVTSENTNVNGSDMEDTLHRTVVSDLESEPGDDNASEQTVHKHTVSFSSAEEALRKAGLFDSPPNSPEREITSIEGECRLEEQSKSLESYHNYRVKNVSALKDDISSLPNDLNAANCQNLNTVSCQQPQPNSEEQQKLAAHGEAVDVTANKTNAMNLAETDRCSEQCEKSSGPGSEISVDRNMPDKVAGNAEALKDVEKAASSLPNQPQEDGLPKDGEVIGNPKNSEPTKEKSSSDKPSLNSKHPNGDKSTHIAEGGDDPKKQAPDPASNNTPDASSSTYKKVEMFVKEHIRPLCKSGVITVDQYRWAVTKTTDKVMSFHRDAKNASFLIKEGDKVKKLALQYVEAAQQKIN
- the LOC120707860 gene encoding uncharacterized protein At4g10930-like isoform X3, with translation MADVNLKQNLSEECVIGSDRTSTGASFSGRVSVAVADEGETALVVSMVGVQSETRSDLSEASLGLKTTHEAFNYSPYSSHSRDAFTHNTAADSSTLRNTDSFSRSQNKSSEMNIVRALYSEPTEASLQFSPIREPAATIVDAELGNMLNEQLEVSKLVSCPVIGNSKEAKITGEDNAAQRSKDERSPVIKSPQPSSPDSVQQMKTAQNMQSPLRHDGHESNDMKEEKDLESGSEAIHPAKKAKLEVHEQDTNLIGNSVFSSTRSHTTNSAKDTVDDMSEFLAQKSVPDIMSIVEGEAYIRDPGRELAKPVGRRAGDKPGLRVKKILRKEDRKQSSAMVQKLQKEIREVVRDTGTNILEKDGSFDEKLLTAFRAAIGKSVDGTAKNTNQLVRTRRSLLQKGKKRENLTKKLYGTSTGRRRSDWHRDWEVEFWKYRCSPGTNPEKIETLQSVLQLLKRSSEMDKESAQGKKGENDNSILSRLYLADASVVPRKDDIRPLSALEGCAPLDKSSQSKANNSKSPNIPAAETDATKISSPSSTGKISSSSTLNKEASSRIENRNSQPFLYKTNHSSGDIKEDKRKWALEILARKNASSVTSKDQTGDNDALKGNFPLLAQLPVDMRPKLAAGRNNKVPISVRQAQLHRIAEHYLQKANLDVIRRCADTELAIADAVNVEKDIYERSSNKSIYVNLCSQASRQPAKEKSDKDTSTLTKKTELGNDQISQKVTSENTNVNGSDMEDTLHRTVVSDLESEPGDDNASEQTVHKHTVSFSSAEEALRKAGLFDSPPNSPEREITSIEGECRLEEQSKSLESYHNYRVKNVSALKDDISSLPNDLNAANCQNLNTVSCQQPQPNSEEQQKLAAHGEAVDVTANKTNAMNLAETDRCSEQCEKSSGPGSEISVDRNMPDKVAGNAEALKDVEKAASSLPNQPQEDGLPKDGEVIGNPKNSEPTKEKSSSDKPSLNSKHPNGDKSTHIAEGGDDPKKQAPDPASNNTPDASSSTYKKVEMFVKEHIRPLCKSGVITVDQYRWAVTKTTDKVMSFHRDAKNASFLIKEGDKVKKLALQYVEAAQQKIN